A single genomic interval of Azospirillum sp. TSA2s harbors:
- a CDS encoding DEAD/DEAH box helicase family protein: MSRRQLRPYQVEDREKILRVLRQRRHPLYVLPTGGGKTTTFVEVAEIVSGAGWPTLILTHRWELLSQASQTLHRLRLPHGLIYPGRMLAQEDVYVASIDTLASRLDNYAPFLTKIRLVIVDEAHHAVCGKYMRVFDALDRALRLGVTATPFRADGTGLGLVFDTAVEGPSMSWLTEQAYLVPVDIYAPPLHLDLRSVRISCGDYSTSELERILNNPDVTEPAVQQYARLASGRPTIFFCVSRAHCVHVAEQLTKAGYAAAPVDGKMPEEVRIARLKGLADGTLQALTSCELVSEGTDVPNVEVGVMLRPTKSTGLFQQQGGRFTRPSVGKVRGILIDMVGNTLEHGMLDEERAWSLDGGHEHRDVTPVHRCRSCFRVTRVDDRRQHCQECGEALPARKLAALSVPGDGKVNRRRVIASMSDDQLKTGGYRTLMRLASSVDDLERIARAKNYHRGWVRHQAKEKGLAA, translated from the coding sequence ATGAGCCGTCGTCAACTTCGTCCCTACCAGGTCGAGGATCGCGAGAAGATCCTGCGTGTCCTCCGGCAGCGCCGCCACCCGCTTTACGTCTTGCCGACGGGCGGTGGCAAGACCACCACATTTGTGGAGGTCGCGGAGATCGTGTCGGGGGCTGGCTGGCCGACCTTGATCCTGACCCACCGGTGGGAACTTCTGAGCCAGGCGTCTCAGACGCTGCATCGCCTGCGGCTGCCGCACGGGCTGATCTATCCCGGCCGCATGCTGGCGCAGGAGGATGTCTATGTCGCTTCCATCGACACGCTGGCGTCGCGTCTGGACAACTATGCGCCGTTCCTGACGAAGATTAGGCTCGTTATCGTCGATGAAGCGCATCACGCCGTCTGCGGAAAGTACATGCGGGTCTTCGATGCCTTGGATCGAGCCCTGCGTCTCGGTGTGACAGCGACGCCGTTTCGGGCAGACGGCACCGGGCTTGGACTCGTGTTCGATACGGCGGTCGAGGGGCCGAGCATGTCCTGGCTTACCGAGCAGGCATACCTCGTCCCTGTCGACATCTATGCCCCGCCCCTTCACCTGGATCTCCGCAGCGTCCGGATCAGCTGTGGCGACTATTCGACGTCGGAATTGGAACGCATTCTGAACAACCCGGACGTCACCGAGCCTGCTGTGCAACAGTACGCTCGCCTCGCCTCCGGTCGCCCCACGATCTTCTTCTGCGTCAGCCGCGCCCATTGCGTCCACGTTGCGGAGCAACTCACGAAGGCTGGGTACGCGGCGGCGCCGGTGGACGGAAAGATGCCGGAGGAAGTGCGCATCGCCCGGCTTAAGGGGCTTGCCGACGGAACGTTGCAGGCGCTGACCAGCTGCGAGCTCGTTTCCGAGGGCACCGATGTACCAAATGTCGAAGTTGGGGTCATGCTCCGCCCAACCAAGAGCACTGGACTCTTCCAGCAGCAGGGCGGCCGGTTCACGCGGCCATCCGTTGGAAAGGTCAGGGGCATTCTAATCGACATGGTGGGCAACACCCTGGAGCACGGCATGCTCGACGAGGAGCGGGCATGGTCTCTTGACGGCGGCCACGAGCACCGTGACGTCACACCCGTTCACCGCTGTCGCAGCTGCTTTCGGGTTACGCGTGTCGACGATCGTCGACAGCACTGTCAGGAGTGCGGGGAGGCCTTGCCAGCGCGCAAACTGGCGGCCCTCTCCGTGCCCGGTGACGGCAAGGTGAATCGGCGCAGGGTGATCGCGTCGATGTCGGACGATCAGCTCAAGACCGGCGGCTATCGCACGTTGATGCGGCTCGCCAGCTCCGTCGATGACCTCGAACGGATCGCCCGAGCCAAGAACTACCACCGCGGCTGGGTGCGCCACCAAGCGAAGGAGAAGGGGCTCGCGGCCTAG
- a CDS encoding ParB/RepB/Spo0J family partition protein has protein sequence MYLSLCIAFPQRTTAGTHTMIKSIALSNLRRSDRNVRKTYPFADVQSMAADIKARGLLQNLIVIPTEADDDTFEVVGGGRRLAALELLRTKGEIDGTYAVDCAVREADEAEEVSLAENVQRVNMTPVDEYRAFAALLEQGKTAENIAIRFGLPVRAVQQRLKLGRLSPRLLDLFRDGKIDKDVCEAFTLSDDHAIQERVYDALKQSHSLHPYHIRKELAQERVPVTSKLGTFVRADYVAKGLPVTEDLFKEDGTYLDDRTAALEIATEKLRRECDRLVAEGWAWAKPMLEYDHAVFASMRSTRPDQERQLTADQEDERLALVVAHNEILSRYHPELTVGRPGGAASVEDDAELEDDEDEGDYEDGFDEGDEDAPEIPQEDLDRMAELKRLIARIDASKGRFYSAELRAKAGVFVLIGSDGDFDLREGYIAPDAAGEGEAAKAASAGTLMQTCSDRCASKPARGPYTAALVTDLEAHRTQAFQLALAQEPQYAKSYLIYTLWVKLSMRCNMAAASNLSGHFERLSGSVVKMGETPAGAALAKMLNAFKSMIEPEDGYSGREALPLFQTIHSLSDADKDAVLAVLFAQTISVSLSEHGGKRDDVVEHIGTEIGCDPARTWRPTAPEFWSRVSKGFVLDEVAVVGKGVQTLAPAKKAQMVSTLDRWFGSPDAIMLSELGPVAAAADAPIPQDMVAGIQQWLPPGMAFAAAEEEGSLVTGANEEAA, from the coding sequence ATGTATTTGTCCCTGTGCATCGCGTTTCCCCAACGCACTACAGCAGGAACACATACCATGATAAAGTCGATTGCCCTTTCAAATCTCCGCCGGTCGGACCGTAACGTTCGGAAGACCTATCCGTTTGCTGATGTCCAGTCTATGGCGGCTGATATCAAGGCGCGGGGTTTGCTCCAGAACCTGATCGTCATTCCGACCGAGGCCGACGACGACACCTTTGAAGTCGTTGGCGGCGGGCGGCGTCTGGCCGCTCTGGAACTCCTGCGGACCAAAGGCGAGATCGACGGGACTTACGCCGTCGATTGCGCGGTTCGGGAGGCTGACGAGGCCGAAGAGGTGTCGCTTGCGGAGAATGTCCAGCGAGTGAATATGACGCCTGTGGACGAGTACCGTGCGTTTGCCGCGCTTTTGGAGCAGGGCAAGACAGCTGAGAACATTGCCATCCGCTTCGGACTCCCGGTGCGTGCGGTCCAACAGCGTCTGAAACTGGGGCGGCTTAGCCCACGTTTGCTGGACCTGTTCCGTGACGGCAAGATCGACAAGGACGTGTGCGAGGCGTTCACGTTGTCGGACGATCATGCCATCCAGGAGCGTGTTTACGACGCGCTCAAGCAGTCTCATTCGCTGCACCCGTACCATATCCGGAAAGAGTTGGCGCAAGAGCGGGTGCCGGTGACATCCAAGCTCGGGACCTTTGTTCGCGCGGACTACGTGGCGAAGGGCCTGCCCGTCACCGAGGACCTGTTCAAGGAGGATGGGACTTATCTGGACGACCGCACCGCCGCCTTGGAGATTGCCACCGAAAAACTGCGGCGGGAGTGCGACCGGCTGGTCGCCGAAGGCTGGGCATGGGCGAAGCCGATGCTGGAATACGATCATGCGGTGTTCGCGTCGATGCGGAGCACTCGACCGGACCAGGAACGTCAACTCACGGCCGATCAGGAAGACGAGCGCTTGGCTCTGGTCGTTGCGCACAACGAGATCCTCTCCCGCTATCACCCGGAACTCACGGTCGGCAGGCCCGGCGGCGCTGCATCCGTGGAGGATGATGCAGAGTTGGAGGACGACGAAGATGAGGGGGACTACGAGGACGGTTTCGATGAGGGCGACGAGGACGCTCCCGAGATTCCGCAGGAAGACCTCGACCGCATGGCCGAACTCAAGCGCCTGATTGCCAGGATCGATGCGTCGAAGGGGCGGTTCTACAGCGCCGAACTGAGAGCCAAGGCTGGGGTCTTCGTGCTGATCGGCAGCGACGGCGACTTCGATCTGCGCGAGGGCTACATCGCTCCGGACGCGGCTGGTGAAGGCGAGGCCGCGAAAGCGGCGTCCGCTGGCACGCTCATGCAGACCTGTTCCGATAGATGCGCGAGCAAGCCTGCGCGAGGGCCGTATACGGCGGCTCTGGTCACAGACCTGGAGGCTCACCGAACTCAAGCCTTCCAGCTGGCTCTTGCGCAGGAACCGCAGTACGCGAAGAGCTATCTGATCTATACGCTATGGGTGAAGCTCTCCATGCGCTGCAACATGGCGGCGGCATCGAACCTGTCGGGGCATTTTGAGCGGCTCTCGGGGAGCGTGGTGAAGATGGGCGAGACGCCCGCTGGTGCTGCCCTCGCCAAAATGCTTAACGCCTTCAAGAGCATGATCGAACCGGAGGACGGCTACAGCGGGCGTGAAGCGTTGCCGCTGTTTCAGACGATCCACAGCCTGTCCGATGCGGACAAGGATGCGGTCCTGGCCGTGCTGTTCGCGCAGACGATCAGCGTCAGCTTGTCCGAGCATGGCGGAAAGCGGGATGACGTGGTTGAGCATATCGGCACCGAGATCGGATGCGATCCGGCTCGCACATGGAGGCCAACCGCGCCGGAGTTCTGGTCGCGCGTGTCGAAGGGGTTCGTGCTGGACGAAGTGGCCGTGGTCGGCAAGGGGGTGCAGACACTCGCCCCCGCCAAGAAGGCCCAGATGGTCAGCACGCTCGACCGTTGGTTTGGATCGCCCGACGCCATCATGCTCTCGGAACTTGGTCCTGTCGCCGCCGCCGCCGATGCTCCGATCCCGCAGGATATGGTGGCTGGCATCCAGCAGTGGCTGCCGCCCGGAATGGCGTTCGCTGCCGCGGAGGAAGAAGGCAGCTTGGTGACCGGCGCGAACGAGGAAGCCGCCTGA
- a CDS encoding DUF411 domain-containing protein encodes MIHVERRSFLRGALALAATGVVVPVAIQPLAAASVPELRVYRDASCGCCGAWVKRMEAEGFHPTVVMVDDLARKKAELGLPDSLWSCHSATIDGYVLEGHVPPSSVKRLLTERPDARGIAVPNMPMGAPGMEMGGRKETYAVVIFADGADPAVWEWH; translated from the coding sequence ATGATCCATGTCGAACGCCGCAGCTTCCTTCGTGGAGCCCTCGCTCTCGCCGCTACCGGCGTCGTCGTACCAGTCGCCATACAGCCGCTCGCCGCCGCCAGCGTCCCTGAGCTGCGGGTCTATCGGGACGCGTCCTGCGGATGCTGCGGCGCCTGGGTGAAGCGGATGGAGGCCGAGGGGTTCCATCCGACTGTCGTCATGGTCGACGATCTCGCGCGCAAGAAGGCTGAACTTGGCCTGCCTGACTCCCTCTGGTCGTGCCATTCCGCCACGATTGACGGTTATGTGCTTGAGGGGCACGTCCCGCCCAGTTCCGTGAAGCGCTTGCTGACCGAGCGACCCGATGCCCGAGGCATCGCGGTGCCCAACATGCCCATGGGGGCGCCGGGTATGGAAATGGGCGGGAGGAAGGAAACCTATGCGGTCGTGATCTTTGCCGATGGCGCCGATCCTGCCGTGTGGGAATGGCATTGA
- a CDS encoding 3'-5' exonuclease, with amino-acid sequence MHDTLLALDIETIPDAEIIPADWPAEKFPPHHCHRIVAVSFVEAEIDRSSGVERYLIRSCRSGGDLDYDEERILRGFWQRFGKVRPRVISWNGRGFDLPVLRLRAMLYGIQAAAWFQSGDKWTNYGQRYQPDWHCDLMEQVSDYGAGQRIGLQDISNMLGLPGKAGFGHGSEVADMMARGEVEKVRAYCETDTLNLYIAYIRWALLTGRTDPAGHNASIDSLVDCLSRERSTRPHLGEFLDRWQASKRPYPMHVPVPRQAFVDRPHLESSDVLTTTSTEVI; translated from the coding sequence ATGCACGACACGCTCCTCGCCCTTGATATTGAGACGATCCCCGACGCCGAGATCATCCCGGCGGACTGGCCGGCCGAGAAGTTTCCGCCGCATCACTGTCACCGCATTGTCGCCGTGTCGTTTGTCGAGGCGGAGATCGATCGTAGCTCCGGCGTTGAGCGTTACCTGATCCGGAGCTGCCGATCGGGCGGAGATCTCGATTATGATGAAGAGCGCATCCTTCGGGGGTTCTGGCAGCGCTTCGGCAAGGTGCGTCCGCGTGTCATCTCCTGGAACGGGCGTGGGTTTGACCTCCCAGTGCTGCGGCTCCGGGCGATGCTGTACGGCATCCAGGCAGCCGCGTGGTTCCAGTCGGGAGACAAATGGACCAACTACGGGCAGCGTTACCAGCCAGACTGGCATTGCGATCTAATGGAGCAGGTGTCCGACTACGGCGCTGGACAGCGGATCGGCCTGCAGGACATTTCGAACATGCTTGGGTTGCCTGGGAAAGCTGGGTTCGGCCATGGATCGGAAGTCGCCGACATGATGGCGCGCGGAGAGGTCGAGAAGGTGCGGGCGTACTGCGAGACGGACACGTTGAACCTCTACATCGCCTACATTCGATGGGCGCTGCTCACTGGACGAACGGACCCGGCGGGCCACAACGCGAGCATCGACAGCTTGGTGGACTGCCTTTCGCGAGAGAGAAGCACGCGGCCACACCTTGGCGAATTTCTGGACCGCTGGCAGGCCTCGAAGCGACCCTATCCGATGCATGTCCCGGTGCCACGTCAGGCCTTCGTTGACCGGCCTCACCTCGAAAGCAGCGACGTTCTCACCACCACTTCTACTGAAGTGATCTGA